One Peribacillus simplex NBRC 15720 = DSM 1321 genomic region harbors:
- the lipA gene encoding lipoyl synthase codes for MSSTNKEILRKPDWLKIKLNTNENYLGLKNMMREKNLHTVCEEAKCPNIHECWAVRRTATFMILGEICTRACRFCAVTTGRPNELDWAEPERVADSVVLMNLKHVVITAVARDDLKDGGAEVFAETVRAIRRKNPFTSIEVLPSDMGGVFENIKTLMDAKPDILNHNIETVRSLSDRVRAQAKYERSLELLRRAKELYPEIPTKSSLMVGLGETREEILETMDDLRANNVDIMTIGQYLQPTKKHLKVLKYYTPEEFAELKERALEKGFSHCESGPLVRSSYHADEQVNAAAKHKQNKGEELLK; via the coding sequence ATGTCTTCTACAAATAAAGAAATTCTTCGTAAACCAGATTGGTTGAAAATAAAGCTTAATACTAACGAAAATTACCTCGGTTTAAAAAATATGATGCGCGAGAAAAATCTTCATACTGTCTGTGAAGAGGCAAAATGTCCGAATATTCACGAATGCTGGGCAGTGAGAAGAACGGCTACTTTCATGATCTTAGGTGAAATCTGTACAAGGGCTTGCCGTTTTTGTGCTGTTACAACCGGACGTCCGAACGAATTGGACTGGGCTGAACCGGAGCGTGTTGCCGATTCCGTTGTTTTGATGAATTTAAAGCATGTCGTCATTACAGCTGTTGCCCGTGATGATTTAAAGGATGGAGGCGCTGAAGTTTTCGCTGAAACGGTCCGTGCCATCCGACGCAAAAATCCATTTACATCAATTGAAGTATTACCGTCTGATATGGGCGGGGTGTTTGAAAATATCAAGACTTTGATGGATGCTAAACCAGATATCCTGAACCATAATATAGAGACTGTCAGAAGTTTATCCGACCGTGTACGGGCTCAGGCCAAGTACGAGCGTTCATTGGAGCTTTTAAGAAGAGCCAAGGAACTGTATCCGGAAATCCCGACAAAGTCCAGTTTAATGGTAGGTCTGGGTGAAACGCGGGAGGAAATCCTCGAGACCATGGATGACCTACGGGCTAATAATGTGGATATCATGACGATCGGCCAGTATTTGCAGCCGACTAAAAAGCATTTAAAGGTGCTGAAATACTACACGCCTGAGGAATTTGCTGAATTGAAAGAACGTGCATTGGAAAAAGGCTTCAGTCATTGTGAATCCGGTCCGCTTGTCCGTTCTTCCTACCATGCAGACGAACAGGTTAATGCTGCGGCAAAACATAAGCAAAACAAAGGTGAAGAATTATTGAAATAG
- a CDS encoding L,D-transpeptidase family protein has protein sequence MKRLMMAALLVLLIIQTTNLAKAETKTSCEATQFKIVMKSAADVKEKASAASKTLKTYKKNKELSASGRTGNWYKVCHSKKSAYINMADVKEVFSTDEKANLKKFDRRKGVNQVVSVTGKSMSDTKVTIQTYEKKQGEWRRALKKMEGVIGKNGFTKSKKEGDGKSPVGIYSFGTAFGSETKPAGMKMSYKKTTKYDYWIDDQTSKDYNKWKTYKGNPAVKWKSFERMNHELYRYGAVINYNTNPIKKGKGSAIFLHIWRGATKPTAGCTATAEKNVLSLLKWMDPVQKPHIVMGTNDSLKSVN, from the coding sequence ATGAAAAGATTGATGATGGCCGCCCTTTTAGTCCTTTTAATCATCCAAACGACGAATCTTGCGAAAGCTGAAACGAAAACAAGTTGCGAAGCAACTCAATTCAAGATTGTCATGAAGTCTGCTGCGGATGTGAAAGAAAAGGCGTCGGCTGCAAGCAAAACATTAAAAACTTATAAGAAAAATAAAGAATTATCAGCAAGCGGGAGAACTGGAAACTGGTATAAAGTCTGTCACTCAAAAAAGAGCGCATATATCAATATGGCAGATGTAAAAGAGGTTTTCAGTACCGATGAAAAAGCTAATCTGAAGAAATTCGATAGGAGAAAAGGCGTTAACCAAGTTGTATCGGTGACAGGTAAATCAATGAGTGATACGAAGGTAACGATCCAAACTTATGAGAAGAAACAAGGGGAATGGCGCCGGGCATTGAAGAAGATGGAGGGTGTCATTGGAAAGAACGGCTTCACGAAGAGCAAAAAAGAGGGTGATGGGAAATCCCCGGTTGGTATTTATTCATTTGGTACGGCCTTTGGAAGCGAAACGAAGCCGGCCGGAATGAAAATGAGTTATAAGAAAACGACCAAATATGACTACTGGATTGATGATCAGACATCCAAGGATTATAACAAGTGGAAAACCTATAAAGGAAATCCTGCAGTTAAATGGAAGTCTTTTGAAAGGATGAATCATGAACTCTATAGGTATGGCGCGGTCATCAATTATAATACGAATCCCATCAAAAAAGGAAAAGGCAGTGCAATCTTTCTTCATATATGGAGAGGTGCTACAAAGCCGACGGCGGGATGTACAGCCACAGCCGAAAAGAATGTCCTCAGTTTACTGAAATGGATGGATCCCGTGCAAAAGCCACATATTGTAATGGGTACAAATGATTCATTGAAGAGCGTTAATTAA
- a CDS encoding YutD family protein — protein sequence MININNMTYEIIEDEREGYNEEAFKARYSEILTKYDYIVGDWGYGQLRLRGFFDDSNQKATFDTKISTLSEYLYEYCNFGCPYFVVKKIKK from the coding sequence ATGATTAACATCAATAACATGACCTATGAAATAATCGAGGATGAAAGGGAAGGCTATAACGAAGAAGCTTTTAAAGCCAGATACAGTGAGATTTTGACGAAGTATGATTATATAGTAGGGGATTGGGGTTACGGGCAATTGAGGTTGCGTGGATTTTTTGATGATTCTAATCAGAAAGCGACCTTCGATACGAAAATAAGCACGCTTAGTGAATATTTATATGAATACTGCAATTTTGGCTGTCCATATTTCGTCGTGAAGAAAATAAAGAAATAA
- the yutH gene encoding spore coat putative kinase YutH — protein MIEEIIFNNYGIQVELEEANNRFPSFRSGNMIYSIVPIENMEQEELVERHIMSQHLISQGDRHVSAFVLANHGSYVSEADEQLFILLANQALEGPKNFNPGRRLARFHQRGRNINETIRTCSRIGKWKELWEQRIDQLEKIWRDKLNAHPDNQFEKLFIETFPYYMVLGENAIQYLVDTEIDDTPQIVDSGTVCYERFLHDTWKSNKWIKNPFDWVFDHGTRDVAEWVREHYFQNVHTHQRGIGHFFHEYQSIEPLSSFSARLLYSRMLFPIHYFETVEEYFSKTSESRSNELEDKISSITKSSPQYESFLKHFYELAEVPAKQYDLPKIDWI, from the coding sequence ATGATAGAAGAAATCATTTTTAATAATTATGGCATACAGGTGGAGCTTGAAGAGGCCAATAACAGGTTTCCAAGCTTCCGTTCAGGGAATATGATTTACAGCATCGTTCCCATTGAAAATATGGAGCAGGAAGAATTAGTTGAACGGCATATAATGTCTCAACATCTGATTTCACAAGGAGATCGTCACGTATCCGCCTTTGTCCTTGCCAATCATGGAAGTTATGTTTCGGAAGCGGATGAACAATTATTCATCCTTCTTGCCAATCAGGCATTGGAAGGTCCGAAAAACTTCAACCCAGGAAGACGTTTGGCAAGATTTCATCAGCGTGGGAGAAATATTAATGAAACGATTCGAACATGTTCAAGGATCGGTAAATGGAAAGAACTCTGGGAACAAAGGATCGATCAGTTAGAAAAGATTTGGCGGGATAAGCTCAACGCCCATCCTGATAACCAGTTTGAAAAATTATTTATAGAAACCTTTCCCTATTATATGGTCCTAGGTGAAAATGCGATTCAATATTTAGTCGACACTGAAATTGATGATACCCCGCAAATTGTCGATAGTGGAACCGTATGTTATGAACGTTTTTTACATGATACCTGGAAAAGCAATAAGTGGATCAAAAATCCGTTCGATTGGGTATTCGACCATGGAACCAGGGATGTTGCGGAATGGGTGAGGGAACACTATTTTCAAAATGTGCATACCCATCAACGGGGCATTGGCCATTTCTTTCACGAATATCAATCCATAGAACCGCTCTCCAGTTTTTCAGCGCGGTTGTTATATTCGAGGATGCTGTTTCCCATTCATTATTTTGAAACTGTGGAAGAGTATTTTTCAAAAACGTCGGAATCAAGGTCTAATGAATTGGAGGATAAAATATCTTCGATCACGAAATCCTCCCCACAATATGAGTCCTTCCTCAAACATTTTTATGAATTGGCAGAGGTCCCTGCCAAGCAATATGATTTGCCCAAAATTGACTGGATTTAG
- a CDS encoding M23 family metallopeptidase translates to MKKLFLLTITCLFILNAPGKVANAADTPDAYAGRMALYKNMEATLQIPWYYLAGADQYEHSLRAARRDLEPAKGLIGIHIEPSKWSGALNPDLNDVNPLTITFFDGLGQDGNGDGKADITNDTDRLYAFSKHLQSYGADEDNIRIGLWDYYKRDKAVSIIIGNAEIYKKYGRLDLQEKAFPVPVRTHYTYLNTWGSARGWGGRRIHEGTDIFADYSLPVRSTSYGIIEMKGWNKFGGWRIGIRDLNNTYHYFAHLSGFAKGLKVGQIVEPGQVIGGVGSTGYGPPGTSGKFPPHLHYGMYKDNGITEWSFDPYPYLRLWERKDLAKRQR, encoded by the coding sequence TTGAAAAAATTATTCCTTCTTACCATAACTTGTTTGTTTATTTTGAATGCACCAGGCAAAGTGGCCAATGCTGCCGATACCCCAGATGCATATGCCGGGAGAATGGCGCTATATAAAAATATGGAGGCTACCCTCCAAATCCCGTGGTATTATCTTGCTGGAGCTGATCAATATGAGCATAGCCTTAGGGCTGCACGAAGAGATTTAGAGCCGGCAAAGGGTTTAATAGGCATCCACATCGAGCCTTCAAAGTGGAGCGGGGCTCTCAATCCTGACTTAAACGACGTGAACCCGCTCACGATCACATTTTTTGATGGGTTGGGCCAGGATGGCAATGGTGATGGAAAAGCTGATATCACTAATGATACCGATCGATTGTATGCTTTTTCGAAGCATCTCCAATCTTATGGTGCAGATGAAGATAATATCCGGATCGGCTTGTGGGATTATTATAAACGAGATAAAGCCGTCAGCATCATTATCGGCAATGCCGAGATTTATAAGAAATATGGCCGGCTGGATTTACAGGAAAAGGCCTTCCCGGTTCCAGTACGGACCCACTATACGTATTTAAATACATGGGGAAGCGCTCGTGGATGGGGCGGAAGGAGAATCCATGAGGGCACTGATATTTTTGCGGATTATAGCCTTCCCGTTCGTTCCACGAGCTATGGAATCATTGAAATGAAAGGCTGGAATAAATTTGGCGGTTGGCGGATTGGGATACGGGATTTAAATAATACCTATCATTACTTTGCCCATTTAAGCGGCTTTGCCAAAGGGTTGAAAGTCGGACAAATCGTCGAGCCCGGACAAGTCATCGGAGGTGTCGGCAGTACAGGTTATGGCCCTCCAGGAACTTCCGGAAAATTCCCTCCGCATCTTCATTACGGGATGTACAAAGACAACGGAATCACAGAATGGAGCTTTGACCCTTACCCCTATTTAAGATTGTGGGAAAGGAAAGATCTGGCTAAAAGGCAAAGGTGA
- a CDS encoding YhcN/YlaJ family sporulation lipoprotein, protein MKKTIITIGLSSIIALTGCADKEEDQGLGAKNNAGNPTNVNNPTQYYDEDYRNKDNKSDDFGFTRTNSATIDGRNISNKAASIDREQLSDVISKLSVQIPNVNDAATLVTDEEVLVVYDTNTKDRTETADQVKRTAMSIVPRYYHVYVSDDYQALAQDVENFSTLKSGSKGIDYTIEQTIKRMLKSPQGYKMSDEENENGEMVNDKRDHHDNIHQKMDNR, encoded by the coding sequence ATGAAAAAAACGATAATAACGATAGGTTTAAGCTCGATTATTGCACTAACCGGATGTGCTGACAAAGAAGAAGATCAGGGGCTCGGTGCAAAAAACAATGCCGGTAACCCAACAAACGTAAATAATCCAACTCAATATTATGACGAGGATTATCGTAATAAAGACAATAAAAGTGATGATTTCGGTTTTACCCGCACCAATAGTGCAACCATTGACGGCCGTAACATTTCCAACAAAGCTGCTTCCATTGACCGTGAACAACTTTCTGATGTCATTTCTAAACTGAGTGTTCAGATTCCAAATGTCAATGATGCCGCTACCCTCGTTACTGATGAGGAAGTGCTTGTCGTATATGATACCAATACCAAGGATCGGACGGAAACCGCAGACCAAGTTAAACGTACTGCCATGTCTATCGTACCTCGCTACTATCATGTCTACGTCAGTGATGATTATCAAGCCCTTGCCCAAGATGTCGAGAATTTCTCTACATTGAAATCCGGCAGTAAAGGGATCGACTATACGATCGAACAAACCATCAAAAGAATGCTGAAATCGCCTCAAGGATACAAAATGAGTGACGAAGAAAATGAAAACGGAGAAATGGTTAACGATAAAAGAGATCATCACGATAACATCCATCAAAAAATGGATAACCGCTGA
- a CDS encoding bifunctional metallophosphatase/5'-nucleotidase: MSEIIHLYHTNDLHSHFENWPRIDKFLKERRQLHQETGEEAIILDLGDHVDRWHPYTEGTLGKGNIELLNEAGYQYVTIGNNEGITLPHDALDSLYDHAKFKVLAANIYYGDNERPEWALPYWIHTTVKGTKIAMIGLTAFFQKFYSAMGWEITEPFVELKAQLERVKTEADVIIILSHLGIHDDERMAEDFPEIDIILGAHTHHILHQGKLINDTLLCGAGKYGFFVGQVEMTVNQEKKISKKSAILYDTNDFLELENERAWIEEIHQAGGETLKQVAVDLPKALDNDWFKGSPLTEILGEALREWSQADCSFLNAGLLLEGLPKGPVTIGDIHRICPHPINPCVVEVNGNELKEILMQSRNEEWPHIQVKGFGFRGKIMGAMHYDQIEFNEMENGIVKGILIKGEKLQTDKSYKLAIPDMFTFGHFFPSIQRSNRKNYLLPEFLRDILLWKLKKIYTNA, translated from the coding sequence ATGTCAGAAATCATTCATTTATATCACACCAATGATCTCCATAGTCATTTTGAGAATTGGCCTCGTATTGATAAGTTTCTTAAAGAAAGAAGACAACTTCATCAAGAAACGGGAGAAGAAGCGATCATACTTGATTTAGGCGATCATGTGGACCGCTGGCATCCATATACAGAAGGTACGTTGGGTAAAGGAAATATTGAACTGCTGAATGAAGCGGGCTACCAATATGTGACCATCGGCAATAATGAAGGGATCACTTTACCTCATGATGCGTTAGACTCCTTATATGATCATGCAAAGTTCAAGGTCTTGGCAGCCAATATTTATTACGGTGATAATGAAAGGCCGGAATGGGCGCTGCCATATTGGATACATACAACGGTAAAAGGCACCAAGATTGCCATGATAGGTTTGACAGCCTTTTTTCAAAAGTTTTATTCTGCGATGGGCTGGGAAATAACAGAACCATTCGTGGAGTTAAAGGCACAGCTCGAAAGGGTCAAAACAGAGGCGGATGTAATCATCATCCTTTCCCACCTGGGCATCCATGATGATGAGAGGATGGCAGAGGACTTTCCGGAGATTGACATCATACTTGGCGCGCATACCCACCACATCCTCCACCAGGGTAAATTGATCAATGATACACTCCTTTGCGGTGCAGGGAAATATGGTTTCTTTGTTGGACAGGTGGAAATGACCGTCAATCAGGAAAAGAAAATTAGCAAGAAGAGTGCCATTCTTTATGATACCAATGACTTTTTAGAATTGGAGAATGAACGGGCATGGATTGAAGAGATACACCAGGCCGGAGGGGAAACGCTAAAACAGGTTGCAGTGGACTTACCAAAAGCACTGGATAATGATTGGTTCAAAGGAAGTCCATTGACGGAAATCCTTGGGGAGGCCCTAAGGGAGTGGAGTCAGGCGGATTGTTCCTTTTTGAATGCTGGTCTTCTGCTCGAAGGGCTGCCGAAGGGACCTGTCACAATAGGGGATATTCACAGAATCTGTCCACATCCCATCAATCCTTGCGTCGTTGAAGTTAATGGGAATGAATTAAAAGAAATCTTAATGCAATCGAGAAATGAGGAGTGGCCTCATATTCAGGTGAAAGGTTTCGGTTTCCGCGGAAAAATCATGGGAGCCATGCATTATGATCAAATTGAATTTAACGAAATGGAGAATGGAATCGTAAAAGGGATCCTTATAAAAGGAGAGAAACTGCAGACGGATAAGTCCTATAAACTGGCAATACCTGATATGTTCACGTTTGGGCACTTCTTTCCTAGTATCCAGCGCTCCAATCGCAAGAATTACCTATTACCGGAATTCTTACGGGATATCCTTTTATGGAAGCTGAAAAAGATATACACAAACGCCTAA
- a CDS encoding HD-GYP domain-containing protein has product MRLAITKSLSPGARLGKNIYNERGHILLCEGLTLTQKMINRLVSLNIPFVYIQDSRTDDIIPMPPVAGKLRREAINTIETTFLDMKNKMNLDGSFAIEQANVKFTQIVRNIMDELKRNKELMTLLADVYTYDDYIFTHSFNVTLYTLAIGMELNINNKNLEILGLGAILHDVGKMLVPLEILRKPGKLTEKEFEQIQKHADYGFHLIKNVHTVSLLVANCAYQHHERLDGSGYPRGIKGDEIHYFGKIIAVADVFDAVTSNRVYRKAMLPHQGLEVLYAGVGKKFDNTIIEAFRRAVAIYPNGLSVELNDGRKGVVSAQNEGIGDRPMIRILEEDGEQIKEPYEVDLNKNLHLLIMKCLNIQEPA; this is encoded by the coding sequence ATGAGGCTAGCTATTACAAAGTCCCTAAGCCCTGGAGCAAGGCTCGGTAAAAACATCTATAATGAGCGGGGCCATATCCTATTGTGCGAGGGTCTTACATTAACGCAGAAAATGATCAATCGACTGGTGTCCCTTAATATTCCCTTTGTTTACATTCAAGATTCCAGGACGGATGACATTATTCCAATGCCCCCAGTGGCCGGGAAACTAAGAAGAGAAGCCATTAATACGATTGAAACCACTTTCCTGGACATGAAAAACAAAATGAACCTTGATGGATCATTCGCGATAGAGCAGGCTAACGTCAAGTTCACTCAAATAGTCCGAAACATCATGGACGAACTGAAAAGGAATAAAGAGTTAATGACTTTATTGGCCGACGTTTATACATACGATGACTATATCTTTACTCATTCCTTCAATGTGACCTTATATACCTTGGCGATTGGGATGGAATTGAATATCAATAATAAAAACCTCGAAATTCTTGGGCTGGGAGCGATTTTACATGATGTCGGCAAAATGCTCGTGCCTTTGGAAATCCTCCGTAAACCCGGTAAGCTGACTGAAAAGGAGTTTGAACAAATTCAAAAACATGCGGATTATGGATTTCATCTAATCAAAAATGTTCATACCGTTTCACTTTTAGTTGCGAATTGTGCCTATCAGCATCATGAACGGTTAGATGGATCTGGATATCCCCGTGGGATAAAAGGGGATGAAATTCATTATTTCGGCAAGATCATTGCTGTTGCCGATGTGTTTGATGCCGTGACTTCCAACCGGGTTTACCGTAAGGCCATGCTGCCGCATCAGGGATTGGAAGTCCTTTATGCCGGCGTCGGGAAAAAGTTCGACAATACGATCATCGAGGCTTTCCGCCGAGCGGTTGCCATTTATCCAAATGGTCTATCCGTCGAATTGAATGATGGGAGAAAAGGGGTAGTATCCGCTCAAAATGAGGGGATAGGAGACCGCCCCATGATAAGGATACTTGAAGAAGATGGGGAGCAGATAAAAGAGCCTTATGAAGTGGACTTGAATAAAAACCTGCATTTGCTAATCATGAAATGTCTCAATATACAAGAACCAGCCTAA
- a CDS encoding phosphatidylglycerophosphatase A translates to MANIEQSMSEKTARRWLIERGVKLEDIAELVMYLQSGYHENLQMSDCLHNVERVLSKREVQNAILTGIQLDILAEKKLLEEPLLSIIEIDEGLYGVDEILAFSIVNVYGSIGFTNYGFIDKQKPGILKYLNDKSTGKVNTFLDDIVGAIAAAASSRLAHRTENAE, encoded by the coding sequence ATGGCTAATATTGAACAATCAATGTCTGAAAAAACGGCTCGAAGATGGCTAATTGAACGAGGAGTGAAATTGGAGGATATCGCTGAGCTTGTCATGTATTTACAATCTGGCTACCATGAAAATCTCCAAATGTCCGATTGCCTTCACAATGTCGAACGGGTCCTTTCAAAACGCGAGGTCCAAAATGCCATCCTTACCGGCATTCAGTTGGATATTCTAGCTGAGAAAAAACTGCTCGAGGAGCCTCTGCTGAGCATCATTGAAATAGATGAAGGTCTATATGGGGTCGATGAAATATTGGCTTTTTCAATTGTGAATGTTTATGGATCCATCGGCTTTACCAATTATGGTTTCATCGATAAACAAAAGCCGGGTATCTTAAAATATTTAAACGATAAAAGCACAGGTAAGGTGAACACATTTTTAGATGATATCGTTGGGGCAATTGCAGCTGCCGCTTCAAGCCGGCTTGCCCATAGAACCGAAAATGCGGAATAG
- a CDS encoding YunC family protein produces the protein MINMIPIILDNHTFLAISVRLPKTNLLAVTSEKGYIMCGALDVGLLNDKLKDRKILAGRATGVKSIEELLEAPLESVTWEAVEKGIYPGMIVKDALIKMI, from the coding sequence TTGATTAACATGATACCAATAATTCTTGATAATCATACATTCCTAGCCATTTCTGTCCGACTTCCCAAAACGAATTTACTTGCTGTCACGTCCGAAAAAGGGTATATAATGTGCGGTGCGTTAGATGTTGGACTGCTGAATGATAAATTGAAAGATCGTAAAATCCTTGCAGGGAGGGCTACAGGAGTTAAATCGATTGAAGAGCTATTGGAAGCGCCGCTTGAATCAGTCACCTGGGAGGCTGTGGAAAAGGGAATTTATCCAGGAATGATTGTTAAAGACGCATTAATCAAAATGATTTGA
- a CDS encoding DUF3055 domain-containing protein yields MEDRFYLYNDVIDSKTRFISFMGEESRFDLAITTTDRFYGKKLVLNMQSNRFAIIGPDDLEEEGYLEHAFQLSEAEAKELSHFLMEIV; encoded by the coding sequence ATGGAAGATCGTTTTTATTTATACAATGACGTCATCGATTCAAAAACCCGGTTCATAAGTTTCATGGGAGAGGAATCAAGATTCGATTTGGCCATTACGACAACCGATCGTTTTTATGGGAAGAAGCTTGTATTAAATATGCAGAGTAATCGTTTCGCGATTATTGGACCTGATGATTTAGAAGAAGAAGGCTATCTTGAGCATGCCTTTCAGTTGTCAGAAGCGGAAGCCAAAGAACTAAGTCACTTTTTAATGGAAATCGTCTGA
- the yunB gene encoding sporulation protein YunB: MFRKRFRPKKFKKKGPLPTRKVFLYSFILFIISSIMTLWYVDKSIEPVIMSVAEYEIKRIATETIHESVDENIAKVDMNKIITNNKGGKDSSSSYSFNPVIYSELRANITKDIQKKLGIKQGNPFKTGSAKINDEQYNSVVYYIPFGVVTGNNLLSNFGPEIPVKMSVIGNVESDLRTKLTNAGINNVYYELIVDFDVNIQIVIPSFTKETKVSQEVTVGSLLIEGDVPSYFSNGNGSVAPAIMKENKE; the protein is encoded by the coding sequence GTGTTCCGAAAAAGATTTCGACCGAAGAAATTCAAAAAAAAGGGGCCTCTTCCCACCCGAAAAGTATTTCTCTATTCTTTTATCCTGTTTATCATATCAAGCATCATGACTCTTTGGTACGTGGACAAATCAATCGAACCCGTGATCATGAGTGTAGCCGAATATGAAATCAAACGGATTGCAACGGAAACGATTCATGAATCGGTTGATGAGAATATAGCGAAGGTTGATATGAACAAAATCATCACCAACAACAAAGGTGGTAAGGACTCCAGTTCTTCCTATAGCTTCAATCCGGTCATATACAGTGAATTGCGGGCTAACATTACGAAGGATATTCAAAAGAAGCTTGGCATCAAACAGGGAAATCCCTTTAAAACAGGTTCAGCCAAAATAAATGATGAACAATATAATAGTGTGGTCTATTATATACCATTTGGTGTCGTAACCGGGAATAACCTCCTTTCCAATTTCGGACCTGAAATACCGGTGAAAATGTCAGTCATCGGAAATGTTGAATCGGATTTGAGGACAAAACTGACAAACGCGGGCATCAATAATGTTTATTATGAATTGATTGTGGATTTTGATGTCAATATTCAAATCGTCATCCCCTCTTTTACAAAGGAGACCAAGGTGAGTCAGGAAGTGACAGTCGGAAGCCTGCTGATCGAAGGTGATGTTCCAAGTTATTTTAGTAACGGAAACGGTTCGGTGGCACCTGCCATCATGAAGGAAAACAAGGAATGA
- a CDS encoding TIGR01457 family HAD-type hydrolase — MKSYKGYLIDLDGTMYRGTEQIAEAAGFINDLRKRDIPYLFVTNNSSRTPAQVADKLRSIGISTEDDQVFTTSMATANYIAEQKKDASVYVVGEEGIIEALKEKGMALVEEHPDFLVMGIDRGVNYEKLSKACLAVRNGAVFISTNGDIAIPTEQGLLPGNGALTSVVSVSTQVQPIFIGKPESVIVEQALRVLGVPKEETIMVGDNYDTDILAGINAGIDTLLVHTGVTTKERLKQYKEQPTYVVNTLDLWRFE; from the coding sequence ATGAAGTCGTATAAAGGATATTTAATTGACTTGGATGGCACCATGTATCGCGGAACTGAACAAATTGCGGAAGCGGCAGGGTTTATTAATGACCTAAGGAAAAGGGATATCCCTTATTTATTCGTCACCAATAATTCATCCCGGACTCCGGCACAGGTAGCGGATAAATTGAGAAGCATCGGCATATCGACGGAAGATGACCAGGTTTTCACGACAAGCATGGCCACTGCCAATTACATAGCAGAACAAAAGAAAGATGCATCGGTCTATGTGGTGGGTGAGGAAGGCATCATCGAGGCTCTTAAGGAAAAAGGAATGGCGCTTGTGGAAGAGCATCCAGACTTTCTGGTAATGGGCATCGACCGCGGCGTCAATTATGAAAAGTTGTCAAAAGCCTGTCTTGCTGTAAGAAATGGCGCTGTTTTCATTTCGACCAATGGTGATATTGCCATTCCTACTGAGCAAGGCCTTTTGCCCGGGAATGGTGCCTTGACCTCCGTTGTTTCCGTTTCGACGCAGGTACAGCCGATTTTCATTGGAAAACCTGAATCCGTAATAGTGGAGCAAGCACTAAGAGTATTAGGGGTACCTAAAGAAGAGACAATCATGGTTGGCGATAACTATGATACGGATATCCTTGCCGGCATTAATGCAGGGATTGATACACTGCTTGTACATACTGGCGTAACGACAAAAGAACGCTTAAAGCAATATAAGGAGCAGCCGACGTATGTGGTGAACACCCTCGACTTATGGCGCTTCGAATGA
- a CDS encoding DUF86 domain-containing protein translates to MYFVDRQKIEQILGFLEKQLGLFEGHDNWDGDLSELIAERLIQTSIDSVLDVGNAVIDGFIMRDPGSYEDIIDILQDEKVISEAKAIQFKKVLPLRKMLVQDFIEVNHKELHAVFSENIEAFKQFPDLVRNYLTNELGPVSAFKN, encoded by the coding sequence ATGTACTTTGTAGACCGCCAAAAGATTGAACAAATATTAGGTTTTCTTGAAAAGCAGCTTGGACTTTTCGAAGGGCATGATAATTGGGATGGAGACCTTTCGGAACTTATCGCTGAAAGGCTCATACAAACTTCCATCGATTCCGTGTTGGATGTAGGAAATGCGGTAATTGATGGTTTTATTATGCGTGATCCAGGAAGTTATGAAGATATTATCGATATCCTTCAAGATGAAAAAGTGATTTCAGAAGCAAAAGCGATACAATTCAAAAAGGTTTTGCCATTAAGGAAAATGCTGGTACAAGACTTCATTGAAGTGAATCACAAAGAACTGCATGCCGTATTTTCGGAAAATATAGAGGCATTCAAGCAATTCCCTGATTTGGTAAGGAACTATTTAACAAATGAATTGGGTCCTGTATCAGCTTTTAAAAACTAG